GGTGAGATCGAGATGGAGAAGAGAAGCGGAAACGTCTCGCGGAATTGATCGAAAAAACAATTCATAAGCCGCTGTGACCGCATACCCAATTCATCCTGCCGTTGTCAGCCGGACCGCTTAACCGCGTTTTGAAACAGCATCGCTTCCAAGCTGCCACATTTCGTAGTTCCCGCATTCTGCCGTGATCTCGGCCGTCGCCTGAGCCGCGGCGAAGAAGTCATCGACTACTGGCGAGGTGCGCGATGCCGCCACCGCCAGGCACACCTGGTCGGGTGCCAGATCCGGGATGGGCACGTAGATGACGTCCGGGTGCGAATAGAACACGGACGCCGAACGGGCCAGGAACGAGATGCCCCGGCCGGCCGCGACATGCTCGAGCGTCTCGTCCACCCCACGCACCAGATACCCGGCGTTAGGGTGCGGGCGGTTGGTGGGCTGCGTACTCGGGTCGGCATCCCAGACCAGCGGTTCGCCGGCCAGGTCGGCCTCGGTGACCTCCTCTTTCCCGGCCAGCCGGTGGCCGGCGGGCAGTACTGCCACTCGCGGCTCGGGGTACAGCGGGGTGACGCGCAGGCCGGTCTCGTCGATGGGCAGCCGCACATAGGCGACGTCGATGCGGCCGTCGAGCAGCATCGAGGCCTGGTCGTCGCCTTCGATGCGCTGCACGTCCACGACCACGTCCGGATGCCGGGCCTCGAACGCCCGCGCCGCCGGGATGACCGGGATACCGGCCCGGAAACCGACCATCAGCCGCCGGCTGCCGCGGGCCGCCAGGGACACCCGGCGGCGGACCGCGTGCGCCGAGGCGAGCAGCGGACCGGCGTCGACCAGCAGTTGTCGGCCCGCGTCGGTCAGCGCTACGCCGTGGCGATCCCTGGTGAACAGCGGGGCGCCGAGATCCTGCTCGAGCGCGCGGATCTGCCGGCTGAGCACCGGCTGCGCGATATGCAGCTCATCGGCGGCACGGCCGAAGTGCAACTGATCGGCCACGGCGGCGAAGTAACGCAATTTGCGCAGATCCAGATCCATGGCGTCTCCCATTCCGGTGATGCCTTCAGGGTATCACCACGACTAAAAGAGGTCTTGGACACCCGCTCAGGCTAATGGCAACCTGAATAGGGACCTGAGGCCGAGGCGAATTCAGCACAGGCCCAGGGCCAAAATGAGCACATTATTTCGGATACCCATCAATTCAATGGAGCGACCGTGGGAAAGCTCGATGGCAAGGTAGCGGTGATCACCGGCGGATCCACCGGCATGGCGTTGGCCGGCGCCAAACTGTTCGTCCAGGAAGGAGCGCATGTCTTCATCCAGGCCCGGCGGCAGGAAGCACTGGACGACGCCGTCAGGCTGATCGGTCGTAACGTCACCGCCGTCCAGGGTGACGCGGCCGAACTGGACGACCTGGACCGCTTGTTCGACACCGTGAAGCGGGAAAAGGGCTCTATCGACGTGCTGTGGGCCAGCGCCGGGATGGGCGAACCCGCCGCGCTCGGTGAGATCACCGAGGAGCAGTTCCACCGCGCCTTCTCGCTCAACGCGCGCGGCACCCTGTTCACCGTGCAGAAGGCACTGCCGCTGATCAACGACAACGGCTCGATCTTCATGACCGGATCCAACGCCTCCCTCGGCGCCTTCCCCGGCTGGAGCCTCTACGCGGGAAGCAAAGCCGTCCAGCAGGCCTGGGCCCGCGTCTGGCTCAACGAACTGCGCGAGCGCAAGATCCGGGTCAACGTCCTGACCCCCGGCCAGGTCTCCACCGCCAAGCAGGAGGAACTGTTCGACGAGGCGACCAAGGCCTCATTCGAGTCCCTCATCCCCCGCGGAAAGATGGGCCGCCCCGAGGAAATCGCCACCATCGCCCTGTTCCTCGCCTCCGACGACTCCAGCTACGTCAACGGCCTTGAACTGGTCGCCGACGGCGGCACCACCGCCCTCTGACGCACACATCAGCTGGAAGTACCGGGAAAGGTGCGGCAGTTGACCAAGAGGCATCGCGGCCGACACCTGCGCCTGACCCGGCACGAACGAGACAGAGCGACACCTCGAGAACTGGAAGAGAGCCCACCTCATGAGCAGCATCACCCTCATCGGTACGGGGAACATGGCCCGTACCATCGGCACGCTCGCGGTAGCGGGCGGCAACACCGTTGAGGTCATGGGACGCGATCAGTCCAAGGCCGATGCCCTGGCCAAGGTTCTGGGCGGCGGCGCGACGTCGGGCAAGTGGGGCGCCGTCCCGGCCGGGGACATCGTCATCACGGCCCTGTTGTACGACGGCGTCGTTCCGGTCGTCACCGAGTACGGAGACGCCCTCGCGGGAAAGGTCATCGTCGACATCAGCAACCCCTTCAACGCCACGTTCGACGGCCTGGCTCACAGCGAGGAGACGTCGGTCGCGCAGGAAGTCGCCAAGGTGGCCCCGACCGGCGCCAGCGTGGTGAAGGCGTTCAACACCATTTTCCGCAATGTCCTGGAGAAGGGCCGGCCCAACGTCTTCATCGCCGGCGACAATGCGCAGGCCAAGGCGGGCGTGGCGGCATTCATCGAGAGCCTCGGGCTGCGCCCGCTGGACGTCGGCGGACTGAAGATGGCGCACTGGCTCGAAGGAATGGGCCTGGTCACGGTGAGCCTCGCCGGCAACGGGGTCGGCCACGGGGACTTCGCCCTCGGCGTCAGCGAATTTACCGGCTGAGCCCTCCCGGAGCCGAGCAGGCGACGAACAGAGCACCGTGCGCCTCACCAGGGCTGCCGAATCACCGACCCGCTGATGTCGGATGTCAACGTCGGCGGGCGACGAGGCCCAGGCCAACACACGCGGCCCGGCGTCCATCGAGAGCCTGGGCTTACGCCCGATGGACGCCGGGCCGCTGGCAAAGGTGCGGACGCCGAAGAACGTCATCCTCGCGCCACAAGGCGCCCACCCCTCCACCTACTCTCACAAGGAGCAGCAGCATGCGCGTTTTCGTCACTGGTGGGACCGGCCATGCCGGTTCGTACATCATCCCCGAGCTCATCGCCGCCGGACATGAGGTCACCGGCCTGGCTCGCTCAGACACGGCCGCGGCAGCGGTGTCAGCGCTCGGCGCGAAGGTGTGGCGCGGCGACCTCGAGGATCTCGACGGACTCAAGGAGGCGGCCGCGGACTCCGACGGCGTCATCCACGTCGCGCACAGGCAAGACCTGCTTCCCTCCGGCGGGATCGACGCCGTGGCCGCCGCCGAGCTCCCGATCATGCTCGCGTACGGCGAGGCACTGGCGGGAACCGGGAAGCCGCTGGTCGCGGCGGGAAGCATAGGCTCGCCAGGGAACCTGGGCCGGCCGGTCACCGAGGAGGACCCGGCCCTTCCCGGCGGGGATGAGTACAAGGGCACCCTGCGGGTTCGCAATGTCGTGGAAACCACCGTGGTCGGCCTCGCTGAGCAGGGAGTACGGTCTTCGGTCGTACGGATCGCCAATATCGCGCACAGCACGACCGATCGTGCAGGCTTCCTCGTACAGCTGATCGCGCTCGCGAAGGAGAAGGGTTTCGTCGGCTACCCCGGAGACGGCGCGAACCTGTGGAACGCCGTGCACGTCCGCGATGTCGCGTCCTTGTTCCGCTTGGCCCTGGAGAAGGGGCCGGCCGGCAAATGCTGGCACGCGGTTGCGGACGGGGCCGTCCCGCTCCGCGAGATCGCCGAGGCCATCGCCAGCCGTCTGGGCCTGCCCGCCGTCAGTGTTCCCGCGGACGTACTGATGGTGCCGGGATACTTCGGGTTCCTCGCGAACATCGTCACGCAGAACTACCCGGCCTCCAACCTCATCACCCGCCAGACCCTCGGCTGGGAACCAGCCCAGCCGAGCCTGCTCGCCGATTTGGACAACGGCCACTACTTCTCCGCCAGCTGACAACAGGGACCCGAATCACAAGGGCGGGCCAAGCCACAACACCCCAGCCCACGGCTGCCCTTTCAGACCTCCACCGGGCCTGACCTGTGGGTCCTTCGAGCTCAAACGAGCGGCGGCCGCTGAGCGGCCGATACCGGAGTACGGTGGCATTACCGAGCGCACCTCGCACGCCGTCATCCATTTCGGCGTCGCCCTCGGGGAACGGCAAGGCCGGAGCACATCGCGTCCGGACGGAAATGAGCCGCCCCACATGAGCCTTATGAGCCTCGGAGTACTCGCCTCCTCCCGCAAGGAGAACGAGTTCCGTCTGCCGCTGCACCCCCACCACCTCGACCGGATCGCCCCGGCCATACGCGAGCGGATCTTCCTCGAACAGGGCTACGGCGAACGGTTCGGCGTCGCCGACGACGCCCTGCGACCACTCGTGGCGGGACTGCGCTCCCGCGAGGAGCTCATCGCCGAGAGCGACATCGTCCTGCTGCCCAAACCGACGCACGACGACATCGCCGAGCTGCGCGAGGGCCAGGTGCTGTGGGGGTGGCCGCACTGCGTGCAGGACGAGAAGATGACCCAGATCGGCATCGACAAACGGCTGACCCTGATCGCCTGGGAAGCCATGAACCACTGGACCTCCACGGGCGCCTTCAGCGTCCATGTGTTCCACAAGAACAACGAGCTCGCCGGCTACTGCTCAGTGCTGCACGCCCTGCAACTCGGCGGACTGACCGGTAGCTACGGGCGCCGCCTGCGGGCGGTGGTCATCAGCTTCGGCGCCACGGCACGCGGAGCGGTCACGGGCCTGGGCGCCATGGGAGTCTCCGACGTCACCGTGCTGACCCAACGCGCCGCGGCAGCGGTGGCGTCACCGATGCCCTCGGTGGTGATGGGCCACTTCGAGGAGCAGGAGCACGATCCTTCGCGCCTGCAGGCCGTCACCGCTGCCGGTTCCCAGCCGCTCGCGGAGTATCTGGCCGGGTTCGACATCATCGTCAACTGCGTCCTGCAGGACACTGACGCGCCGCTCATGTTCGTCACCGACGAGGAACTCGCCCTCTTCCGGCCGGGAACGTTCTTCGTCGACGTTGCCTGCGACCAGGGCATGGGCTTCGACTGGGCCCGCCCGACCACCTTCGGCGAGCCCATGCTCTCGGTGGGATCCGGCTGCCACTACTACGCGGTGGACCACAGCCCCTCCCACCTGTGGAACTCCGCCACCTGGGAAATCAGCGAAGCGCTCCTTCCCTACCTGCCCAAGGTCATGAGTGGGCCCGCGGCATGGGACACCGACACCACCGTCAAAAAGGCCATCGAGATCCGCGACGGCGTCGTCCAGAACCCGAAGATCCTCTCCTTCCAGCACCGTTCAGCCACCTACCCCCACCCAGGGGTGAGTAGCACGCGCTGATAGCCGGCGGGTTGGCGGGCGGGGGTGCGACAGCAGGACGCTCACCTGCCGAGGGGCCCGGCCCCCTCGGGGGCGATCCGGCTGCGGACACGGAAGCGGCCGACCGTGTCTTCCTGCCCCGGGATCAGTTGGACGGCCACCGGTCCGGCGAAGATGTAGCCCTGTTCCGCGGCATGCCGACGCACGTGGCTCGACAAATGTGCGCCCAGTTGTCGGCTGGTGCCGGCCAGTTGCTGGTGTGACTGCGGTGGCAGCTCGATGACGAACGCATTGGGCACCAGGACACGTCGCCGGTCCAGAATCAGTGCACGGTCATCACACTCCCGGTACAGCGTCCTCACCACGTCCGCGTGATCGTGCTGTTTGTGGGCGAGCGGGATGAGCAACGTCCAGAGAGCATTGCTCCATCGCTCCATGGTGTGCTCCAGGGCGGCGAGGGATCTCATCTTCCGCGCCTGCCCTCCGGGTCACTGGACACGCTCGTCCGTACGGGTGCTGATCCGCGGCCGTACCGATGTCGTGTCGGCGCCCTCCCACCTGACGGCCACCGCCACGGTGCCCGGCCCCGCGCTCACGGTGGCGTCGAGCGAAAAGGGATGGCTGGAGTTTCTCCGGGCAGGCGAAAAGGGGTCTGAGTATCCATCCCACGGAGGATTGTGATCGTGCGCTCATCCGAGGAAGACGAGGAAGACCATAAGGCCCTGCACGGGGCGAGTCCGCAGACCGCGAAGCGGGCGAGGGATGTCACGCGCGGGTTCTTGTCCGCGGTGGCCGCACCTGCCGGAGATGACGCGGACGCTGTGCTGCTGGTGGTGTCGGAGCTGGTCACCAACGCGGTGCGGCACGCCGGTGGAGTGACCCGGTTCCGCCTGGTGGCCGGTCCGGGAGCCGTGACGGTGACAGTGGAAGACGCCAGCGCCACCGCCCCCTCGCTGCAGCGGAGCAGCGCAGGCGAACCGGGCGGGTTCGGCTGGCAGATGGTGCGGGAGCTGTCCGAAGACGTGGAGGTCAGCACCCGGCCCGGTGGGAAGACGGTGTCCGCGCTGCTGCCGCTGTCCCACTGACACGGAGGCCGGCTGGAGCGGCATCGCCGACGACGCGGCTCCAGCCCGCGCCCTCCGACAGCGAGTTGCTCCCGCGAGCCGACGCCGCAGCGCGCCGCCCATGAGCCCCCTACTCCCCCAGTACCCAGGCGACGCCCCCGTAGGTGTCGGTGCGTGCCGGCGAACCATTGAGCGTCGGAACAGTCATGCAGGCGGTGTTCTGGCGGAGTTGGGGTAACGGAAGGTGCAACCAACCCGAACGGGGGCCGTAATGGCACGCGGAGTTCTGCACGACAAGGCCGAGAAGTCAGCAGCGGGCCGGGCGGGCCCGGGCAGATCCGTCATCTCGTGGTGGGGCCGGGCGGTGGCCATGCTGCTGGCGTTCGCGGCAGCAGTGGCCTTCGCGGTGGTGCTGGCCCGACTGACGCTGGAACCCTCGGCCGCCTCCGCGTCGTTGACGCACAGCAATCTGCGCCCCGGGGACTCCATCCGCAACTACCTCGCGCAGCCCGCCTTCCGTGACACGGTCAAGCAGCTCGGCGGCAACATCGTGCTGGGCATCCCGTTCGGCGTACTGCTGCCGGTGCTGGTTCCCAAAGCCCGCGGGCTGCTGCGCGTGGCAGCGTGCACGGCGCTGTTGATGCTTCTGGTCGAACTCGTCCAGGGCGCCCTGATCACAGGGCGGGCCTTCGACATCGACGACGTCCTGCTCAACACGGCAGGCGCTCTGCTGGGCTACCTGCTCATCGGCCGTCGGCTCGGCCGCGCCGTGCACCCCCGGCGCCGTCACTGGTGGCACCGCCTGACCAAGCGACCGGCCAAGGCCGCCGACTGAGGCCCCCGTCAGTACACGGACCGCGACGACGAGTTCAGGCGCGATCCGTCTCATCTGCCGTGGGAGCCGCGACGGGGCCGAGCCATCGGCAGATCAGGATCGTGGCATCGTCCTGGAGCCGCCCGTCGTGGTGGTCGAGGAGCGTTTGGATGAGACGACGCAGGGTTTCGGGGACGGGCAGTCCGTCGGCATGCTGACGGACCAGAAGGTCGGTGAAGCGTTCCACTCCGAGTTCGTTGTCGCCGCGGCCGCGGGCTTCGGTGATGCCGTCGGTGTAGAAGACGATGCGGTCGCCCGGTTCCAGCTGCTCACGGCACACGGTGGTCTCCAGCCCCAGCGCCGTGCCCATCGGGTGTGCGGGTTTGCAGGCCAGCTGGCTGCTGGAGCGGCCCGCACGGATGAGTACCGGCGCGGGGTGGCCGCGGTTG
Above is a window of Streptomyces sp. NBC_00490 DNA encoding:
- a CDS encoding NADPH-dependent F420 reductase, with the protein product MSSITLIGTGNMARTIGTLAVAGGNTVEVMGRDQSKADALAKVLGGGATSGKWGAVPAGDIVITALLYDGVVPVVTEYGDALAGKVIVDISNPFNATFDGLAHSEETSVAQEVAKVAPTGASVVKAFNTIFRNVLEKGRPNVFIAGDNAQAKAGVAAFIESLGLRPLDVGGLKMAHWLEGMGLVTVSLAGNGVGHGDFALGVSEFTG
- a CDS encoding VanZ family protein, which produces MARGVLHDKAEKSAAGRAGPGRSVISWWGRAVAMLLAFAAAVAFAVVLARLTLEPSAASASLTHSNLRPGDSIRNYLAQPAFRDTVKQLGGNIVLGIPFGVLLPVLVPKARGLLRVAACTALLMLLVELVQGALITGRAFDIDDVLLNTAGALLGYLLIGRRLGRAVHPRRRHWWHRLTKRPAKAAD
- a CDS encoding N(5)-(carboxyethyl)ornithine synthase, with the protein product MSLMSLGVLASSRKENEFRLPLHPHHLDRIAPAIRERIFLEQGYGERFGVADDALRPLVAGLRSREELIAESDIVLLPKPTHDDIAELREGQVLWGWPHCVQDEKMTQIGIDKRLTLIAWEAMNHWTSTGAFSVHVFHKNNELAGYCSVLHALQLGGLTGSYGRRLRAVVISFGATARGAVTGLGAMGVSDVTVLTQRAAAAVASPMPSVVMGHFEEQEHDPSRLQAVTAAGSQPLAEYLAGFDIIVNCVLQDTDAPLMFVTDEELALFRPGTFFVDVACDQGMGFDWARPTTFGEPMLSVGSGCHYYAVDHSPSHLWNSATWEISEALLPYLPKVMSGPAAWDTDTTVKKAIEIRDGVVQNPKILSFQHRSATYPHPGVSSTR
- a CDS encoding ATP-binding protein codes for the protein MRSSEEDEEDHKALHGASPQTAKRARDVTRGFLSAVAAPAGDDADAVLLVVSELVTNAVRHAGGVTRFRLVAGPGAVTVTVEDASATAPSLQRSSAGEPGGFGWQMVRELSEDVEVSTRPGGKTVSALLPLSH
- a CDS encoding LysR family transcriptional regulator produces the protein MDLDLRKLRYFAAVADQLHFGRAADELHIAQPVLSRQIRALEQDLGAPLFTRDRHGVALTDAGRQLLVDAGPLLASAHAVRRRVSLAARGSRRLMVGFRAGIPVIPAARAFEARHPDVVVDVQRIEGDDQASMLLDGRIDVAYVRLPIDETGLRVTPLYPEPRVAVLPAGHRLAGKEEVTEADLAGEPLVWDADPSTQPTNRPHPNAGYLVRGVDETLEHVAAGRGISFLARSASVFYSHPDVIYVPIPDLAPDQVCLAVAASRTSPVVDDFFAAAQATAEITAECGNYEMWQLGSDAVSKRG
- a CDS encoding SDR family oxidoreductase gives rise to the protein MRVFVTGGTGHAGSYIIPELIAAGHEVTGLARSDTAAAAVSALGAKVWRGDLEDLDGLKEAAADSDGVIHVAHRQDLLPSGGIDAVAAAELPIMLAYGEALAGTGKPLVAAGSIGSPGNLGRPVTEEDPALPGGDEYKGTLRVRNVVETTVVGLAEQGVRSSVVRIANIAHSTTDRAGFLVQLIALAKEKGFVGYPGDGANLWNAVHVRDVASLFRLALEKGPAGKCWHAVADGAVPLREIAEAIASRLGLPAVSVPADVLMVPGYFGFLANIVTQNYPASNLITRQTLGWEPAQPSLLADLDNGHYFSAS
- a CDS encoding DUF3662 domain-containing protein; translation: MRSLAALEHTMERWSNALWTLLIPLAHKQHDHADVVRTLYRECDDRALILDRRRVLVPNAFVIELPPQSHQQLAGTSRQLGAHLSSHVRRHAAEQGYIFAGPVAVQLIPGQEDTVGRFRVRSRIAPEGAGPLGR
- a CDS encoding SDR family NAD(P)-dependent oxidoreductase, giving the protein MGKLDGKVAVITGGSTGMALAGAKLFVQEGAHVFIQARRQEALDDAVRLIGRNVTAVQGDAAELDDLDRLFDTVKREKGSIDVLWASAGMGEPAALGEITEEQFHRAFSLNARGTLFTVQKALPLINDNGSIFMTGSNASLGAFPGWSLYAGSKAVQQAWARVWLNELRERKIRVNVLTPGQVSTAKQEELFDEATKASFESLIPRGKMGRPEEIATIALFLASDDSSYVNGLELVADGGTTAL